A section of the Flavobacteriales bacterium genome encodes:
- a CDS encoding inositol monophosphatase gives MDLQQLTEQVAALSAEVAAFIRDEAGKLTEAGVSTKSANNLVTHVDHTAEDRLVEALERLLPDAGFIAEEGSGEQRERFNWVIDPLDGTTNFVHGVPCYCISIALVDGTEPLLGVVHEVTRDERFTAWKNGGAWLNGQRIRVSDRKQLQESLLATGFPYDDFVYEAEYMDLLRELMHRTRGIRRLGSAAADLAYVACGRFEAFYEYGLNSWDVAAGVLLVREAGGRVSGFLPSKDPVFDEEIVASNSAIHDELLEVIERNWQRQD, from the coding sequence ATGGATCTTCAACAGCTCACTGAACAGGTGGCGGCGCTCAGCGCCGAAGTGGCCGCCTTCATCCGTGATGAGGCGGGCAAGCTCACCGAGGCCGGTGTGTCCACCAAGAGCGCGAACAACCTGGTGACCCATGTGGACCACACCGCCGAGGACCGGCTCGTGGAGGCGTTGGAACGGCTGCTTCCCGACGCGGGCTTCATCGCCGAGGAGGGCAGCGGCGAGCAGCGCGAACGCTTCAACTGGGTGATCGATCCGCTGGACGGCACCACGAACTTCGTGCACGGGGTGCCCTGCTACTGCATCAGCATCGCCCTCGTCGACGGCACGGAGCCCCTGCTGGGCGTGGTGCATGAGGTGACGCGCGACGAACGCTTCACCGCCTGGAAGAACGGAGGTGCGTGGTTGAACGGGCAGCGCATCCGCGTAAGCGACCGGAAGCAGCTGCAGGAGAGCCTGCTGGCCACGGGATTCCCGTATGACGACTTCGTCTACGAGGCGGAGTACATGGACCTGCTGCGCGAGCTGATGCACCGCACGCGCGGCATCCGCCGCTTGGGCAGCGCTGCGGCCGACCTGGCGTACGTGGCCTGTGGGCGCTTCGAGGCCTTCTACGAGTACGGGCTCAACAGCTGGGATGTGGCGGCCGGCGTGCTGCTGGTGCGCGAGGCGGGCGGCCGGGTGAGCGGCTTCCTTCCCAGCAAGGACCCGGTGTTCGACGAGGAGATCGTGGCCAGCAACAGCGCCATCCACGACGAACTGCTGGAGGTGATCGAGCGGAACTGGCAGCGCCAGGATTAG
- a CDS encoding sodium:solute symporter, giving the protein MSAAWLLSLVLAYFLLLLGIAWWTSRGGGEHAFYSGERKSLWYVVAFGMIGTSLSGVTFISVPGYVEAKSWTYFQLVVGFAIGYWIVAGVLLPLYYRMGLTSIYGYLRERFGMTSYRTGASFFILSRLAGATIRIFVVLNVLQLFVLDAMGVPFELTAAVVMAMIVLYTLKGGVKTIVWTDTLQTLFMLGALVGTILYIITMPGMVTWRPMLADSGMSRILDLDWRSDSFLLKQVLAGMFITIAMTGLDQEMMQKNLSVATVEGSRKNMRVFSVILLGVNLLFLLLGALLYLHADQAGIALPERSDDVFPTLALQHFPAWLGLFFIIGLISALFPSADGALTALTASTCIDLIGIRDRGWDEARQKQVRQRVHLGMAALFMACILYFHWLATPTVIKTLFDIAGFTYGPLLGLFAYGLFFKGRPQERWVPWVCLAAPVITYFIRAHSETLLFGYKMGFEVLLVVAALTMVGLGLMSRKAPA; this is encoded by the coding sequence ATGAGCGCGGCCTGGTTGCTGTCCCTGGTGCTGGCGTACTTCCTGCTCCTGCTCGGCATAGCCTGGTGGACCAGCCGGGGCGGGGGCGAGCACGCGTTCTACAGCGGTGAGCGCAAGAGCCTCTGGTACGTGGTGGCCTTCGGCATGATCGGCACCAGCCTCAGCGGGGTCACCTTCATCAGTGTGCCCGGGTACGTGGAGGCCAAGAGCTGGACCTATTTCCAGCTGGTGGTGGGTTTCGCCATCGGCTACTGGATCGTGGCGGGGGTGCTGCTGCCGCTGTACTACCGGATGGGCCTCACCAGCATCTATGGCTACCTGCGCGAGCGCTTCGGCATGACGAGCTACCGCACCGGCGCCTCGTTCTTCATCCTCAGCCGCCTGGCCGGGGCCACCATCCGGATCTTCGTGGTGCTCAACGTGCTGCAGCTCTTCGTGCTCGATGCCATGGGCGTGCCCTTCGAGCTCACCGCCGCCGTGGTGATGGCCATGATCGTGCTCTACACGCTCAAAGGCGGCGTGAAGACCATTGTGTGGACGGACACCCTGCAGACCCTCTTCATGCTCGGTGCGCTGGTGGGTACCATCCTTTACATCATCACCATGCCGGGCATGGTCACCTGGAGGCCGATGCTGGCCGACAGCGGCATGTCGCGCATCCTGGACCTGGACTGGCGCAGCGACAGCTTCCTGCTCAAGCAGGTCCTCGCGGGCATGTTCATCACCATCGCCATGACCGGTCTGGACCAGGAGATGATGCAGAAGAACCTGAGCGTGGCCACGGTGGAAGGCAGCAGGAAGAACATGCGGGTGTTCAGTGTGATCCTGCTCGGGGTGAACCTGCTGTTCCTGCTCCTGGGCGCCCTGCTCTACCTCCACGCGGACCAGGCCGGCATCGCGCTGCCCGAGCGGTCCGACGATGTGTTCCCCACCCTGGCCCTGCAACACTTCCCGGCATGGCTAGGCCTGTTCTTCATCATCGGGCTCATCAGTGCGCTCTTCCCCAGCGCCGATGGGGCCCTCACCGCGCTCACGGCCAGCACCTGCATCGACCTCATCGGCATCCGCGACCGGGGGTGGGATGAGGCCCGACAGAAGCAGGTCCGCCAGCGGGTGCACCTCGGCATGGCGGCGCTCTTCATGGCCTGCATCCTGTACTTCCACTGGCTGGCCACGCCCACGGTGATCAAGACCCTGTTCGACATCGCCGGCTTCACCTACGGCCCGCTGCTGGGGCTTTTCGCGTACGGCCTCTTCTTCAAAGGGCGCCCGCAGGAGCGCTGGGTGCCCTGGGTGTGCCTCGCCGCGCCCGTGATTACCTACTTCATCCGCGCCCACTCGGAGACCCTGCTCTTCGGCTACAAGATGGGCTTCGAGGTGCTGCTGGTCGTGGCGGCACTGACCATGGTGGGGCTCGGCCTGATGAGCCGGAAGGCCCCGGCCTAA
- the recR gene encoding recombination protein RecR, which produces MSTSSALLENAVDQLATLPGIGRRTAMRMALDLLRRDVAAVQRFSEAVRRLREDVRYCGECCNISDQPICGICASPTRDRGLVCVVEDIRDVVAIENTHQFKGLYHVLGGVISPMDGVGPDDLQIARLLDRVDGGSVREVVLALGATLEGDTTCFYLNRRLQERGVSVSQIARGISVGGDLEHVDELTLGRSIMDRKPYEQGVKR; this is translated from the coding sequence GTGAGCACATCGTCCGCTCTGCTGGAGAACGCTGTTGACCAATTGGCCACCCTTCCCGGCATCGGTCGGCGCACGGCCATGCGGATGGCGCTGGACCTGTTGCGCCGTGATGTGGCCGCCGTGCAGCGCTTCAGCGAGGCCGTGCGCCGCCTGCGCGAGGATGTGCGCTATTGCGGCGAGTGCTGCAACATCAGCGACCAGCCGATCTGCGGCATCTGCGCATCACCCACGCGCGACCGGGGCCTGGTGTGCGTGGTGGAGGACATCCGCGATGTGGTGGCGATCGAGAACACGCATCAGTTCAAGGGCCTATACCACGTGCTCGGCGGGGTGATCAGCCCCATGGACGGTGTGGGGCCTGACGACCTGCAGATCGCCCGGTTGCTGGACCGGGTGGATGGCGGCTCGGTGCGCGAGGTGGTGCTCGCCCTTGGGGCCACCCTGGAAGGCGACACCACCTGCTTCTACCTGAACCGACGCCTGCAGGAACGCGGTGTATCGGTGAGCCAGATCGCCCGGGGGATCAGCGTGGGGGGCGACCTGGAGCACGTGGACGAACTCACCCTGGGCCGCAGCATCATGGACCGGAAGCCCTACGAGCAAGGCGTGAAGCGATGA
- a CDS encoding glycosyltransferase, with product MKLSVIIVNYNVRAYLEQCLRAVFAAMEGVPGEVFVVDNQSTDGSVEMVRERFPQVRLLANTGNVGFSRANNQAIREARGDHILLLNPDTIVGEDVFRTVVAYMDADPKVGGVGVKMIDGTGRFLPESKRGLPTPAVAFYKIIGLARLFPKSSVFGRYHLGHLPEDRAARIEILSGACMFLRKRTLDEVGLLDESFFMYGEDIDLSYRITLGGYENHYVPQARILHYKGESTKKSSVNYVFVFYNAMAIFARKHFTRKGPDLFSALIRGAIYLSAAGALFSRFFHRALLPLLDALAMAALLLLVGPHVGVVQWADGAPRHLLPFLSAALTCLALFGAYDRPIRLGHAVKGAAAATLLMAAWWSWRMQAWPGSWALLTCLGLMTGTAFAIRGLLHMLRVKGYALRPSHRLRIAAIGSPERARQALDLLWQTHFGLGRQLVEPPEVLQRTDRTAELCRSLRDQRYDEVVLCAGDLSWAAVIDALERLRTSGAAFKIAQPDGQAIISPNSIESLQDLLVLEAHAVNSPAARRTKRIMDVTVAVLLALTLPINLWFVRQRRGFLDNLWQVLLGRRTWVSYHHRPPRTMKLPHLRRGVIDPVRALGLPADGLLVDRLNLMYAKDYRVWDDLRYIRRGFALMGS from the coding sequence ATGAAACTCAGTGTCATCATCGTCAACTACAACGTCCGGGCCTACCTGGAGCAGTGCCTGCGCGCGGTGTTCGCCGCGATGGAGGGCGTGCCCGGGGAGGTGTTCGTGGTGGACAACCAGAGCACCGACGGCAGTGTGGAGATGGTGCGCGAACGCTTCCCGCAGGTGCGGCTGCTCGCCAACACCGGGAACGTGGGCTTCAGCCGGGCCAACAACCAGGCCATCCGGGAGGCCAGGGGCGACCACATCCTGCTGCTGAACCCGGACACCATCGTGGGCGAGGATGTGTTCCGCACCGTAGTGGCTTACATGGATGCCGACCCCAAGGTGGGCGGCGTGGGTGTGAAGATGATCGATGGCACGGGACGATTCCTGCCCGAGAGCAAGCGCGGGCTGCCGACACCGGCGGTGGCCTTCTACAAGATCATCGGCCTGGCCCGTCTCTTCCCGAAGAGCAGCGTGTTCGGGCGCTACCATCTGGGGCATCTGCCGGAGGACCGCGCCGCCCGGATCGAGATCCTTTCCGGAGCGTGCATGTTCCTGCGCAAACGCACCCTCGACGAGGTCGGCTTGCTGGACGAGAGCTTCTTCATGTACGGGGAGGACATCGACCTCAGTTACCGCATCACGCTGGGGGGCTACGAGAACCACTACGTCCCTCAGGCGCGCATCCTGCATTACAAGGGCGAGAGCACCAAGAAGAGCAGCGTGAATTACGTCTTCGTGTTCTACAACGCCATGGCCATCTTCGCCCGCAAGCACTTCACGCGCAAGGGGCCTGACCTCTTCAGTGCCCTGATCCGCGGGGCCATCTATCTCAGCGCTGCGGGCGCCCTGTTCAGCCGCTTCTTCCACCGCGCGCTGCTGCCGCTGCTGGACGCCCTGGCCATGGCCGCATTGTTGCTGCTTGTGGGCCCGCACGTGGGCGTGGTGCAATGGGCCGATGGAGCCCCCCGCCACCTGCTCCCCTTCCTGTCCGCCGCCCTCACCTGCCTGGCCCTCTTCGGTGCGTACGACAGGCCCATCCGGCTCGGTCACGCCGTGAAGGGCGCCGCCGCCGCCACCCTGCTGATGGCCGCCTGGTGGAGCTGGCGCATGCAGGCCTGGCCGGGCAGCTGGGCCCTGCTCACCTGCCTGGGGCTGATGACCGGCACGGCCTTCGCCATCCGGGGCCTGCTGCACATGCTGCGGGTGAAGGGATACGCGTTGCGACCGAGCCATCGGCTGCGCATCGCGGCCATCGGTTCCCCCGAGCGGGCCAGACAGGCGCTCGACCTCCTGTGGCAGACCCACTTCGGGCTTGGCCGCCAGCTGGTGGAGCCGCCGGAGGTGCTGCAACGAACGGACCGCACGGCCGAGCTGTGCCGCAGCCTCCGAGACCAGCGCTACGACGAGGTGGTGCTCTGCGCCGGCGACCTGAGCTGGGCCGCGGTGATCGATGCGCTTGAACGGTTGCGCACCAGCGGGGCCGCCTTCAAGATCGCGCAGCCGGACGGACAGGCGATCATCAGCCCCAACAGCATCGAGAGCCTGCAGGATCTGCTGGTGCTGGAGGCGCACGCGGTGAACAGCCCCGCCGCGCGGCGCACCAAGCGGATCATGGACGTCACCGTCGCGGTCCTGCTGGCGCTCACCCTTCCCATCAACCTGTGGTTCGTGCGCCAACGCCGGGGCTTCCTGGACAACCTGTGGCAGGTGCTGCTCGGCCGGCGCACCTGGGTGAGCTACCACCATCGGCCGCCACGGACCATGAAGCTGCCCCACCTGCGCCGCGGCGTCATCGATCCGGTGCGCGCCCTGGGCCTGCCCGCCGACGGCCTCCTCGTGGACCGCCTCAACCTCATGTATGCCAAGGACTACCGCGTCTGGGACGACCTGCGGTACATCCGGCGGGGCTTCGCACTGATGGGCTCCTAG
- a CDS encoding 2-oxo acid dehydrogenase subunit E2 has translation MAQNEILLPKMGESVAEATIIKWLKNEGDRVAADEPIVEIATDKVDSEVPAPHDGVLVKRLVGEGDVVKVGQPIAAISSGAGAPAAAPSSAASTAAPASNGSPAASATPRPVGAAVTRTGPSGKFYSPLVRTIAEQEGVSMAELEAIAGSGEGGRVTKKDLLDYLPTRGAAPAPAPATASAPAPAPAPAPAAASAPAPKLTPAPGDELIEMDRMRKLIADHMVMSKRTSPHVTSFVEADVTNLVLWRDRVKNAFEKREGEKLTFTPIFIMAIAQAIKEMPMINIQVDGHTIIRKRDINIGMAAALPTGNLIVPVIKNADQLNLVGLARKVNDLARRARENKLQPDEISGGTYTVTNVGTFGNVLGTPVINQPQVAIMATGAIRKKPAVLETPAGDVIAVRHMMFLSHSYDHRVVDGALGGRFVRRVADILEAWSLDQDI, from the coding sequence ATGGCCCAGAACGAGATCCTCCTGCCCAAGATGGGCGAAAGCGTGGCCGAGGCCACGATCATCAAGTGGCTCAAGAACGAAGGCGACCGTGTGGCCGCCGATGAGCCCATCGTGGAGATCGCCACCGACAAGGTGGACAGCGAGGTGCCCGCGCCGCACGACGGGGTGCTGGTGAAACGCCTGGTGGGCGAAGGGGATGTGGTGAAGGTGGGCCAGCCCATCGCCGCGATCAGCTCCGGCGCCGGCGCGCCTGCAGCAGCGCCTTCGAGCGCGGCATCGACCGCCGCCCCCGCCAGCAACGGAAGCCCGGCGGCCAGCGCCACACCCCGGCCTGTTGGTGCCGCCGTCACCCGCACCGGTCCCAGCGGCAAGTTCTACAGCCCCCTGGTGCGCACCATCGCCGAGCAGGAAGGGGTGAGCATGGCCGAGTTGGAAGCCATCGCCGGCTCCGGAGAAGGTGGCCGGGTGACCAAGAAGGACCTGCTGGACTACCTGCCCACGCGCGGTGCCGCTCCTGCCCCCGCCCCTGCCACTGCTTCTGCTCCTGCCCCTGCTCCTGCCCCGGCGCCGGCCGCCGCTTCGGCGCCCGCCCCCAAGCTCACCCCTGCCCCGGGCGACGAGCTGATCGAGATGGACCGCATGCGCAAGCTGATCGCCGATCACATGGTGATGAGCAAGCGCACGAGCCCCCACGTCACCAGCTTCGTGGAGGCCGACGTGACGAACCTTGTGCTCTGGCGCGATCGGGTGAAGAACGCCTTCGAAAAGCGCGAGGGCGAGAAGCTGACGTTCACGCCGATCTTCATCATGGCCATCGCGCAGGCCATCAAGGAGATGCCGATGATCAACATCCAGGTCGACGGCCATACGATCATCCGCAAGCGCGACATCAACATCGGCATGGCGGCGGCGCTGCCCACGGGCAACCTCATCGTGCCGGTGATCAAGAACGCCGACCAGCTCAACCTGGTGGGCCTGGCCCGGAAGGTGAACGACCTGGCCCGGCGCGCACGGGAGAACAAGCTGCAGCCCGACGAGATCAGCGGCGGCACGTACACCGTCACCAACGTGGGCACCTTCGGCAATGTGCTGGGCACGCCGGTGATCAACCAGCCGCAGGTGGCGATCATGGCCACCGGCGCGATCAGGAAGAAACCGGCGGTCCTGGAGACCCCGGCCGGGGATGTGATCGCCGTGCGCCACATGATGTTCCTGAGCCACAGCTACGACCACCGCGTGGTGGACGGCGCGCTGGGGGGCCGCTTCGTTCGACGCGTGGCGGACATTCTGGAAGCGTGGTCACTGGACCAGGACATCTGA
- a CDS encoding PD40 domain-containing protein, giving the protein MKHGYALLLSSTLLVPMDGAFAQGESTTFTWKFEEGNKLMEEKLYNQSAEIWDQLVQEQPDNANLNYKLGYCYFHSYNQKHKALPYLEKAAAQRSSGYGGFNTAGYDPFDVREKNAPVEVDYYLGRAYHLNGEYDKADQSYQKFLDGADKAHELYPMATRGKEQTANARKLVADPKPYQISNVGKVVNQDHPDFSPVLSVDGNALFFTSRRVRPDSSNSGVIDPVAGLPFENIYVSYKDREGNWQAPELLNINPPEGGHLASVNVSADGQTLFIYRDDGGDGNLYESRLVGELWSDPVLIGSDVNTKSWETHAAITADGNTLYFVSDRKGGAGGRDIYRVVKLPTGEWSKAQSIGNVVNTPYDEDAVFIHPNGRTMFFASKGHNSMGGFDIFTTEMQEDGTWTPPVNIGVPLNTVDDDVFFVTTADGRRGYFSSDKIGGYGEKDIYFVDLPEEMESEGLTVLKGFIIPPPGTTLPPSTILYVTDKATGEVKTYKPRQRDGVYVVILPPCKEYNLDYRVDDKTIHTEDIYVECETAYQEINKEIYLNPVSITGPASIVDLPKGAPPGSKEKGEPATTGGKAKPEEYLTDAQLKEKGKTHTMPDASYAAEYAKYYEYNKKDIDQAETDWKGFIDTVVGLIDKNGKATIVIEASASKVPTRTFGTNENLSRQRMDDARKRLIEAVQARGKNADVIYIEAINSLVQGPAYKGDYINTEKYGKFQYVKLKTR; this is encoded by the coding sequence ATGAAGCACGGCTACGCGCTCCTTCTCTCCTCCACACTGCTCGTCCCCATGGACGGCGCCTTCGCCCAGGGCGAGAGCACCACGTTCACCTGGAAGTTCGAGGAGGGCAACAAGCTCATGGAGGAGAAGCTCTACAACCAGTCGGCCGAGATCTGGGACCAGCTGGTGCAGGAGCAACCGGACAACGCCAACCTGAACTACAAGCTGGGGTACTGCTATTTCCATTCGTACAACCAGAAGCACAAAGCCCTGCCCTATCTGGAGAAGGCGGCCGCCCAGCGCAGTTCCGGCTACGGGGGGTTCAACACGGCCGGCTACGATCCCTTCGACGTTCGGGAGAAGAACGCGCCCGTGGAGGTGGATTACTATCTGGGACGCGCGTACCACCTGAACGGGGAGTACGACAAAGCCGACCAGTCCTACCAGAAGTTCCTTGATGGCGCGGACAAGGCGCACGAGCTCTATCCCATGGCGACACGCGGCAAGGAGCAGACGGCCAATGCCCGCAAGCTCGTCGCCGACCCCAAGCCGTACCAGATCAGCAATGTGGGCAAGGTGGTGAACCAGGATCACCCCGACTTCAGCCCCGTGCTGAGCGTGGACGGCAACGCGCTCTTCTTCACCAGCCGACGTGTGCGTCCGGACAGCTCCAACAGCGGCGTCATCGATCCGGTGGCCGGCCTGCCGTTCGAGAACATCTATGTGAGCTACAAGGACCGCGAGGGCAACTGGCAGGCACCCGAACTGCTCAACATCAACCCGCCCGAAGGAGGTCATCTGGCCAGCGTGAACGTATCCGCCGATGGACAGACCCTCTTCATCTACCGGGACGACGGAGGTGATGGCAACCTCTACGAAAGCCGGCTTGTGGGCGAATTGTGGAGCGATCCCGTGCTCATCGGCAGTGACGTGAACACCAAGAGCTGGGAGACCCATGCCGCGATCACGGCCGACGGGAACACCCTCTACTTCGTGAGCGACCGCAAGGGCGGCGCAGGTGGTCGTGACATCTACCGCGTGGTGAAGCTGCCCACCGGTGAATGGAGCAAGGCCCAAAGCATCGGCAATGTGGTGAACACGCCATATGACGAGGATGCCGTGTTCATCCACCCCAATGGCCGCACCATGTTCTTCGCTTCCAAGGGCCACAACAGCATGGGTGGCTTCGACATCTTCACCACCGAGATGCAGGAGGACGGCACGTGGACCCCTCCGGTGAACATCGGGGTGCCCCTCAACACGGTGGACGATGACGTCTTCTTCGTGACCACCGCCGACGGCCGGCGCGGTTACTTCAGCTCCGACAAGATCGGCGGGTATGGCGAGAAGGACATCTACTTCGTCGACCTTCCCGAGGAGATGGAATCCGAGGGCCTCACGGTGCTCAAGGGATTCATCATCCCCCCGCCGGGCACCACCCTGCCGCCGAGCACCATCCTGTACGTCACCGACAAGGCCACTGGCGAGGTGAAGACCTACAAACCGCGGCAGCGTGACGGCGTGTATGTGGTGATCCTGCCGCCGTGCAAGGAGTACAACCTGGATTACCGGGTGGACGACAAGACGATCCATACGGAGGACATCTATGTCGAGTGCGAGACCGCCTATCAGGAGATCAACAAGGAGATCTACCTGAACCCGGTGAGCATCACCGGACCGGCGAGCATTGTGGACCTGCCCAAGGGCGCTCCTCCGGGCAGCAAGGAGAAGGGTGAACCCGCCACGACCGGTGGGAAGGCCAAACCTGAGGAGTACCTGACCGATGCCCAGTTGAAGGAGAAGGGCAAGACCCACACGATGCCCGACGCCAGCTACGCGGCCGAGTATGCCAAGTACTACGAGTACAACAAAAAGGACATCGATCAGGCCGAGACGGATTGGAAGGGCTTCATCGACACCGTGGTGGGCCTGATCGACAAGAACGGCAAGGCCACCATCGTCATCGAGGCCAGCGCCTCGAAGGTGCCCACCCGGACCTTCGGCACCAACGAGAACCTGAGCCGCCAGCGGATGGACGATGCCCGCAAGCGCCTCATCGAGGCGGTGCAGGCCCGCGGCAAGAACGCCGACGTCATCTACATCGAGGCCATCAACTCCCTGGTGCAGGGCCCGGCCTACAAGGGCGATTACATCAACACCGAGAAGTACGGCAAGTTCCAGTATGTCAAGCTGAAGACGCGCTGA
- a CDS encoding 3'-5' exonuclease, with protein sequence MRLHLQRPLAFFDLETTGTRIGQDRIVQVGIVRMTPDGSRQPWQSLVNPGMPIPPEASAIHGITDAMVADAPPLGALADEVLAALEGCDLAGFNVIRFDVPFLAEELHRVGHAWDTSALRIVDVQRIFHRMEPRDLSAALRFYCGREHGGAHDALADVEATADVLLAQLERYGDLPADVDQLGEFSGDRQRSPDAAGKLAFDQNGQICLTFGKYRGWPLESIGRNDPGYMQWLMTKAELPGSTLAVMRKALEDLNSVG encoded by the coding sequence ATGCGGCTGCACCTTCAACGGCCACTCGCCTTCTTCGACCTGGAGACCACCGGAACCCGCATCGGTCAGGACCGGATCGTGCAGGTCGGCATCGTGCGCATGACCCCCGACGGGAGCAGGCAGCCGTGGCAGAGCCTGGTGAACCCTGGCATGCCCATCCCTCCGGAGGCCAGCGCCATCCACGGCATCACGGACGCCATGGTGGCCGATGCGCCGCCGCTGGGGGCCTTGGCGGATGAGGTGCTGGCGGCCCTGGAGGGTTGCGACCTGGCCGGTTTCAACGTCATCCGCTTCGATGTGCCCTTCCTGGCCGAGGAACTGCATCGCGTGGGCCATGCGTGGGACACCTCCGCCCTGCGTATCGTGGATGTGCAGCGCATCTTCCACCGGATGGAGCCCCGCGACCTGAGCGCGGCGCTGCGCTTTTACTGCGGCCGGGAGCACGGTGGCGCACACGATGCCCTGGCCGATGTGGAGGCTACGGCCGATGTGCTGCTCGCCCAGTTGGAGCGGTACGGCGACCTTCCTGCCGACGTGGACCAGCTCGGCGAGTTCAGCGGAGACCGCCAGCGCAGCCCCGATGCGGCCGGCAAGCTGGCCTTCGACCAGAACGGCCAGATCTGCCTCACCTTCGGCAAGTACCGGGGATGGCCCCTGGAGTCAATCGGCCGCAACGACCCCGGCTACATGCAATGGCTGATGACCAAGGCCGAACTGCCCGGCAGCACCCTGGCGGTGATGCGCAAGGCCTTGGAGGACCTCAACAGCGTGGGCTGA
- a CDS encoding fumarylacetoacetate hydrolase family protein, protein MKCICIGRNYGDHARELGNAPPEEPVFFLKPFTAIAHPGRPLKLPTHLGTIHHELELVCVLDGYAKDIPAAMAPGMISAYTLGLDLTARDIQNDLKAKGLPWEKAKAFDDSAVIGDVHLPMTSATDLQSFQIELLRNGTLVQRGRTRDMLFPVHELIAYVSRFITLEPGDLLFTGTPAGVGPIAVGDTLEGILDGKRMLRVTVE, encoded by the coding sequence ATGAAGTGCATCTGCATCGGCCGCAACTACGGTGACCACGCCCGCGAGCTGGGGAACGCCCCTCCCGAAGAGCCGGTCTTCTTCCTGAAGCCCTTCACGGCCATCGCCCACCCCGGCAGGCCCCTGAAGCTCCCCACCCACCTGGGCACCATCCACCACGAACTGGAGCTGGTGTGCGTGCTGGACGGCTACGCCAAGGACATCCCGGCGGCCATGGCGCCGGGCATGATCAGCGCCTACACCCTGGGCCTGGACCTGACCGCGCGCGACATCCAGAACGACCTGAAGGCCAAGGGGCTGCCCTGGGAGAAGGCCAAGGCGTTCGACGACAGTGCGGTGATCGGGGACGTGCACCTGCCCATGACCAGCGCCACCGACCTGCAGAGCTTTCAGATCGAGCTGCTCCGCAACGGCACCCTGGTGCAGCGTGGCCGAACGCGGGACATGCTCTTCCCGGTGCATGAACTGATCGCCTACGTGTCGCGCTTCATCACCTTGGAACCGGGCGACCTGCTCTTCACGGGCACACCGGCCGGTGTGGGCCCCATCGCCGTGGGCGACACCCTGGAGGGCATCCTGGACGGCAAACGCATGCTGCGCGTCACCGTGGAGTAA
- the kdsA gene encoding 3-deoxy-8-phosphooctulonate synthase — protein sequence MTKIVHVGNIACGSDQLFLISGPCVIETEDVMLRTAEKLKEVSERLKLPVIYKSSFTKDNRSSVDFYQGPGLEEGLKVLARIKKDFGFPILTDIHYPSQAKPAAEVVDVLQIPAYLVMQTTLVTEAAKTGAVINLKHAQFLAPDNMIKPAEKCVSVGNDKIILTERGYTFGYNDLIVDPRAFYHMRRTGYPVVFDITHSIRKYGIPSADPRGGNRDVMPTIARAGVAAGVDGVFIETHPDPSTAECDAASQLCVYDLEEFIKPLLDLHAVEVKHRNVTVTP from the coding sequence ATGACCAAGATCGTCCACGTCGGCAACATCGCCTGCGGCTCCGACCAGCTCTTCCTCATCTCCGGTCCCTGCGTGATCGAGACCGAGGACGTGATGCTGCGCACCGCCGAGAAGCTCAAGGAGGTGAGCGAGCGCCTGAAGCTGCCCGTGATCTACAAGAGCAGCTTCACCAAGGACAACCGCAGCAGTGTGGACTTCTACCAGGGCCCCGGCTTGGAGGAAGGGCTGAAGGTGCTCGCCCGCATCAAGAAGGACTTCGGCTTCCCGATCCTCACGGACATCCACTACCCCAGCCAGGCCAAGCCCGCCGCCGAGGTGGTGGACGTGCTGCAGATCCCGGCCTACTTGGTGATGCAGACCACCTTGGTCACCGAGGCTGCGAAGACCGGCGCGGTGATCAACTTGAAGCACGCGCAGTTCCTGGCGCCGGACAACATGATCAAGCCGGCCGAGAAGTGCGTGAGCGTGGGGAATGACAAGATCATCCTCACCGAGCGCGGCTACACCTTCGGCTACAACGACCTGATCGTGGACCCCCGCGCGTTCTACCACATGCGCAGGACGGGCTACCCCGTGGTGTTCGACATCACGCACAGCATCCGCAAGTACGGCATCCCCAGCGCCGACCCGCGCGGCGGCAACCGCGACGTGATGCCCACCATCGCCCGCGCCGGCGTGGCCGCTGGTGTGGACGGCGTGTTCATCGAGACCCATCCCGATCCCAGCACCGCCGAGTGCGACGCCGCCAGCCAGCTCTGCGTGTACGACCTGGAGGAATTCATCAAGCCCCTGCTCGATCTTCACGCCGTGGAGGTGAAGCACCGCAACGTCACTGTAACCCCATAG